One Saccharomyces eubayanus strain FM1318 chromosome XVI, whole genome shotgun sequence DNA segment encodes these proteins:
- the FUM1 gene encoding fumarase FUM1, which produces MLRFSNSSFKAIVQSSYKLDIRRMSSTFRTETDAFGEINVPADKYWGAQTQRSFQNFKIGGARERMPLPLVHAFGVLKKSAAIVNESLGGLDPKVSKAIQQAADEVAAGKLDDHFPLVVFQTGSGTQSNMNANEVISNRAIEILGGKIGSKQVHPNNDCNQSQSSNDTFPTVMHIAASLQIENELIPELTNLKNALEAKSKEFEHIVKIGRTHLQDATPLTLGQEFSGYVQQVENGIQRVAHTLKTLSFLAQGGTAVGTGLNTKPGFDVKIAEQISKETGLKFQTAPNKFEALAAHDAIVECSGALNTLACSLFKIAQDIRYLGSGPRCGYNELMLPENEPGSSIMPGKVNPTQNEALTQVCVQVMGNNAAITFGGSQGQFELNVFKPVMIANLLNSIRLITDASRSFRVHCVEGIKANEPRIHELLTKSLMLVTALNPKIGYDAASKVAKNAHKKGITLKESALELGVLTEEEFDEWVVPENMLGPK; this is translated from the coding sequence ATGTTGagattttccaattctaGTTTTAAAGCAATTGTGCAATCCTCATACAAACTGGATATAAGAAGAATGAGCTCTACGTTTAGAACAGAAACCGATGCATTCGGTGAGATCAACGTCCCCGCTGACAAGTATTGGGGCGCTCAAACCCAAAGATCGTTCCAAAACTTCAAGATTGGTGGTGCTCGTGAAAGAATGCCATTGCCGCTAGTGCACGCTTTTGGTGTCTTGAAGAAATCCGCCGCCATTGTGAACGAGTCTCTTGGGGGGTTGGATCCCAAGGTTTCCAAGGCTATTCAACAAGCTGCTGACGAGGTGGCCGCGGGTAAACTGGATGACCATTTCCCACTGGtcgtttttcaaacagGTTCCGGTACCCAATCAAACATGAACGCCAATGAAGTCATCTCCAACCGTGCAATTGAGATCTTAGGTGGTAAGATCGGGTCCAAACAGGTCCATCCAAACAACGACTGCAACCAGTCTCAGTCTTCCAATGACACTTTCCCCACCGTCATGCATATTGCTGCCAGTTTGCAAATCGAAAACGAATTGATACCTGAATTAaccaatttgaaaaatgcgCTAGAGGCCAAATCCAAGGAATTCGAACACATTGTGAAGATCGGTAGAACACATTTGCAAGACGCTACACCTTTAACGTTGGGTCAGGAATTCTCCGGTTACGTGCAACAGGTCGAAAACGGTATTCAAAGAGTGGCCCATACTTTGAAAACCCTAAGTTTCTTGGCTCAAGGTGGTACTGCTGTTGGTACAGGTTTGAACACGAAACCGGGATTCGATGTCAAGATAGCTGAACagatttccaaagaaaccGGACTAAAGTTTCAAACCGCCCCCAACAAATTTGAAGCCTTGGCTGCCCACGATGCCATTGTTGAATGTAGCGGTGCTCTAAATACTCTTGCGtgctctcttttcaaaatagcTCAGGATATAAGGTACTTGGGGTCGGGGCCACGTTGTGGCTACAACGAACTAATGTTGCCCGAGAACGAGCCAGGTTCCTCCATTATGCCCGGTAAAGTTAACCCCACACAAAACGAAGCATTGACGCAAGTGTGTGTTCAAGTTATGGGTAACAATGCTGCCATCACATTTGGTGGTTCCCAAGGTCAATTCGAATTGAATGTATTTAAACCGGTCATGATCGCCAATCTGTTGAACTCGATCAGATTAATAACAGATGCGTCACGTTCGTTCAGAGTACACTGTGTCGAAGGAATCAAAGCCAACGAACCTCGTATCCACGAATTATTGACTAAATCCTTGATGTTGGTCACTGCTTTGAACCCAAAGATTGGTTACGATGCCGCTTCCAAGGTCGCCAAAAATGCTCATAAAAAGGGTATCACCTTGAAGGAAAGTGCCCTGGAATTGGGCGTGTTGACCGAGgaagaatttgatgaaTGGGTCGTTCCCGAAAATATGTTAGGTCCCAAATAG
- the THI21 gene encoding bifunctional hydroxymethylpyrimidine kinase/phosphomethylpyrimidine kinase has protein sequence MTYSADNISINTPPPYLALASDEKLPVVLSIAGSDPSGGAGLEADVKTITAHRCYAMTCVTAVSAQTPAKVYSIHKTPKDVVSQILETNLQDMKCDVIKTGMLTIPAIEVLHEKLLQLGENRPKLVVDPVCVATSGSSLAGKDVASLIRDKIAPFADVLTPNISECFILLGENRKINKLQDIFQIGKELASITKCANILVKGGHIPWGDEGEKYITDVLYLGAEQKFIVFEGKFVNTTHTHGTGCTLASAIASNLARGYSLPQSVYGGVEYVQNAVSIGCDVTNPRIKDNGPINHVYAIEIPLEKMITDECFSAPDVLPKKQVASAADKIPGGNFFEYLINHPKVKPHWDSYVNHEFVKKVADGTLERKKFKFFIEQDYLYLINYARISCIAGSKSPSLEDLEKELVIVECVRNGLTQHERRLREELGVKDPDFLQKIQRGPALRAYCRYFNDVARRGNWQELVIALNPCLMGYGSALTKIEGKVTAAEGSVYREWCETYSSSWCHEAMLEGEKLLNRILKTYPPEQLDTLVTIYAEVCELETNFWTAALEYE, from the coding sequence ATGACCTATTCCGCAGATAATATTAGCATTAACACGCCTCCACCTTACCTTGCTTTGGCCAGCGATGAAAAATTGCCAGTCGTATTATCCATCGCTGGATCAGACCCTAGTGGTGGTGCTGGTCTGGAAGCTGATGTAAAAACTATCACAGCGCACAGATGTTATGCCATGACATGTGTGACCGCTGTGAGTGCTCAAACTCCGGCAAAAGTCTACAGTATTCACAAAACACCAAAGGATGTCGTATCTCAAATCTTGGAAACCAATTTACAAGACATGAAATGTGATGTTATCAAGACCGGTATGCTTACTATACCTGCTATTGAGGTTTTGCACGAAAAGTTGTTACAGCTTGGTGAAAATAGACCTAAACTGGTAGTCGATCCAGTCTGCGTTGCTACTTCTGGTTCTTCATTAGCTGGCAAGGATGTGGCCAGTTTAATTAGGGACAAAATTGCTCCTTTTGCAGACGTCTTGACTCCCAATATTTCAGAATGTTTCATACTATTAGGcgaaaacagaaaaattaataaactgcaagatatttttcagataGGTAAGGAGCTTGCCTCAATCACTAAATGTGCCAATATCCTAGTGAAAGGTGGCCATATTCCATGGGGTGACGAAGGTGAAAAATACATTACCGATGTTCTTTACTTAGGCGCCGAACAAAAGTTTATCGTCTTTGAAGGTAAGTTCGTCAATACCACGCACACCCATGGTACCGGATGCACTCTTGCTTCTGCCATTGCGTCCAACCTAGCTCGTGGTTATTCTCTTCCTCAATCTGTTTACGGTGGTGTTGAATACGTCCAAAATGCCGTCTCCATTGGCTGTGATGTCACCAACCCACGGATCAAGGATAATGGCCCAATAAATCATGTCTATGCTATAGAAATCCCACtagaaaaaatgattaCCGATGAATGCTTTTCCGCACCAGATGTCTTACCTAAAAAGCAAGTTGCAAGTGCTGCTGACAAAATTCCAGGCGGCAATTTTTTCGAATACTTGATCAATCACCCTAAAGTTAAGCCACACTGGGACTCATATGTGAACCACGAATTTGTTAAAAAGGTGGCTGACGGTACATTAGAGCGTAAGAAGttcaaattctttattGAACAAGATTATCTATACTTAATCAATTATGCTAGAATTTCCTGCATCGCAGGTAGTAAATCTCCATCTCtagaagatttggaaaaggagcTAGTTATTGTCGAATGCGTCCGTAATGGGCTTACTCAACACGAAAGAAGATTAAGAGAGGAACTTGGAGTTAAAGATCCTGACTTCTTGCAAAAAATTCAGAGAGGTCCTGCATTAAGAGCTTACTGTCGCTACTTTAATGATGTTGCGAGAAGAGGTAACTGGCAGGAATTAGTTATAGCCCTTAATCCTTGTCTGATGGGCTATGGTAGTGCTTTAACCAAAATTGAGGGTAAAGTAACCGCAGCCGAGGGCTCTGTTTATCGTGAATGGTGTGAAACTTACTCATCATCATGGTGCCACGAAGCCATGCTTGAAGGTGAAAAGCTGTTGAACCGCATCTTGAAAACGTACCCTCCAGAGCAACTTGATACATTGGTGACGATCTATGCTGAAGTTTGTGAATTGGAAACTAATTTCTGGACTGCCGCCCTAGAATATGAATGA
- the APM1 gene encoding Apm1p has protein sequence MASAVYFCDHDGKPLLSRRYRDDIPLSAIDKFPTLLSDLEEQTNLIPPCLNHNGLEYLFIQHNDLYLVAIATSLGANAAAIFTFLHKLVEILSDYLKTVEEESIRDNFVIIYELLDEVMDYGIPQITETKMLKQYITQKSFKLVKSAKKKRNATRPPVALTNSVSWRPEGISHKKNEAFLDIVESINMLMTQKGQVLRSEIIGDVKVNSKLSGMPDLKLGINDKGIFSKYLDDSSDLPPAASAATSDNKKEDTDKKPSITSSSTTSKRKVNIELEDLKFHQCVRLSKFENEKIITFIPPDGKFDLMNYRLSTSIKPLIWCDVNVQVHSNSRIEIHCKAKAQIKRKSTATNVEILIPVPDDADTPTFKYSHGSLKYVPEKSAILWKLRSFPGGKEYSMSAELGLPSISNGNDGNRTIPKNNAEILKGPVQIKFQIPYFTTSGIQVRYLKINEPKLQYKSYPWVRYITQSGDDYTIRLT, from the coding sequence ATGGCTTCTGCGGTATATTTTTGCGACCATGATGGGAAGCCGCTTTTATCAAGAAGGTATAGAGACGACATACCACTTTCAGCAATCGACAAATTCCCCACGTTACTGTCGGATTTAGAGGAGCAAACCAATCTGATTCCTCCATGTTTAAACCATAATGGTCTTGAATACCTATTCATTCAACATAATGATCTATACTTAGTGGCAATCGCCACTTCGCTTGGCGCTAATGCGGCTGccatttttacttttctgCACAAGTTAGTGGAGATATTGAGTGATTATTTGAAAACcgtggaagaagaatccaTAAGAGATAATTTCGTTATAATATACGAGTTGCTGGACGAAGTGATGGACTACGGCATACCACAAATCACGGAAACCAAAATGCTAAAGCAGTACATTACACAAAAATCATTTAAATTGGTGAAATCAgctaagaagaaaagaaatgctACGAGACCGCCAGTCGCATTAACAAATTCAGTTAGTTGGAGACCAGAAGGAATCTCtcataagaaaaatgaagctTTTCTGGACATCGTGGAATCTATTAATATGCTAATGACCCAAAAGGGCCAAGTTTTAAGATCCGAGATTATCGGTGATGTTAAAGTTAATTCAAAACTGTCTGGTATGCCCGATTTGAAATTAGGTATCAACGATAAGGggatattttccaaatatttggaCGACAGTTCCGATCTTCCACCTGCAGCAAGTGCGGCAACATCCGATaacaaaaaggaagataCAGATAAAAAACCATCAATAACGTCATCATCAACCACAAGTAAGAGAAAGGTTAATATTGAACtagaagatttgaaattccaTCAGTGTGTTAGACTAAGTAAAttcgaaaatgaaaaaattataacGTTTATACCACCAGATGGTAAGTTCGATTTGATGAACTACAGGCTATCCACTTCGATAAAACCGTTAATTTGGTGCGATGTAAACGTGCAAGTTCATTCAAATTCTAGAATTGAAATTCACTGTAAAGCAAAGGctcaaatcaaaagaaaatccacTGCAACAAATGTTGAAATTTTAATTCCCGTTCCAGACGATGCGGATACACCAACGTTCAAATACTCTCACGGTTCTTTAAAGTATGTCCCTGAAAAAAGTGCAATCTTATGGAAACTAAGAAGCTTCCCAGGGGGGAAAGAGTATTCAATGTCTGCAGAACTAGGATTGCCTTCGATTTCAAATGGTAACGATGGAAATAGAACtataccaaaaaataatgcGGAAATTTTGAAGGGTCCCGTTCAAATAAAGTTCCAAATACCTTATTTTACCACTTCGGGTATCCAAGTACGTTACTTAAAGATTAATGAACCAAAATTACAATACAAAAGTTACCCATGGGTAAGATACATCACTCAAAGTGGTGATGATTATACGATAAGGCTAACATAA
- the CUB1 gene encoding Cub1p, with amino-acid sequence MFSSAGQQHPQIVPKEEESILNYLLEVRSTLAKLKQNRTQYLNSKDVQTTYQHVLTKVRELDDIRKNSHDTPAKSAATLIHSTELHNRVDSVLDDVFQLLSLCFLTVGLKNSAPATYASLSTVESLLEHLNESNVFTHHDLSPIKERLEEISKIVEKKNAGPNYDEDGNDGQLREIDNERNKNRIEEDLLLRAKLKHCKDEYETLESKLEEIDPSLSTVMEKLFKIRRGLLSLVASAKKTMSQSNVNISSLLQKHNDLETNNNDLMDDKHLVSQEYVNEKLTVLKNELNELESNRDESGKFKSLESHKVAENGQSVLNGLLDDCHDLVNDLSHQTNGGLTLDPTLQPIYEQLIDIKTTLENLMITRRWTLRETDLFSYQKKLNEIDSKRIKGKFPTKTQDSKGQSILLYLLRRCYAIIYKLLESSEPVSEALQPVHNQLSTVRRCLLELKRMGGVNNERELYPYQMKLASLDNLRTDGIFYDSDGNIPEGQGILNALLAECFDIMHEMKVEAEERAQNANSSDDSNDDSNDDNEGSIEGSNSNESGSESEHQQE; translated from the coding sequence atgTTTTCATCCGCTGGGCAACAACATCCTCAAATTGTTCCTAAAGAAGAGGAATCTATATTAAACTATCTGCTTGAGGTGAGATCCACCTTGGCTAAACTTAAGCAAAATAGAACTCAGTATCTGAACTCTAAGGATGTTCAAACCACTTACCAACATGTCTTGACTAAAGTGAGAGAGCTGGACGATATTAGGAAAAATAGTCATGACACTCCGGCCAAGAGCGCTGCCACTTTAATCCATAGTACGGAATTGCATAATAGAGTAGATTCGGTATTGGATGACGTCTTCCAATTGTTGTCATTGTGCTTCTTAACTGTTGGCCTGAAAAATTCTGCCCCTGCGACTTATGCATCATTATCGACTGTGGAAAGTCTTTTGGAACATTTAAACGAATCGAATGTTTTTACTCATCACGATTTGAGTCCCATTAAGGAAAGATTAGAGGAAATTAGCAAGATTGTcgagaagaaaaatgctGGTCCTAAttatgatgaagatgggAACGACGGCCAATTGAGAGAAATCGATAAcgaaagaaataaaaacagaatCGAAGAAGACTTGTTGCTACGTGCTAAATTGAAGCATTGCAAAGATGAATACGAAACATTGGAAAGCAAactagaagaaattgatcCATCTTTATCTACAGTaatggaaaaattattcaagATTAGAAGAGGTTTATTGTCATTGGTTGCGTCTGCTAAAAAGACAATGTCTCAGTCTAATGTCAATATCAGTTCTTTATTGCAAAAGCATAATGATCTGGAGacaaataataatgatctGATGGATGATAAACATTTAGTATCCCAAGAATACGTCAATGAGAAGTTGACAGTTTTGAAGAACGAGTTGAACGAGTTAGAGTCAAACCGTGACGAATCTGGTAAATTTAAGTCCTTGGAATCTCATAAAGTGGCAGAAAACGGTCAAAGCGTACTTAATGGTTTATTAGATGACTGCCATGACCTGGTTAATGACTTATCGCATCAGACAAACGGTGGTTTAACATTAGATCCAACTTTACAGCCAATATATGAACAATTGATTGACATAAAGACCACTTTAGAAAATCTAATGATCACAAGAAGATGGACCCTAAGAGAAACAGATTTGTTTTCgtaccaaaaaaagttgaacGAAATAGATAGTAAGAGAATTAAGGGCAAATTTCCGACAAAAACCCAAGACTCAAAGGGGCAGTCAATATTATTGTATCTGTTGCGTAGATGTTATGCCATAATTTATAAACTGTTAGAAAGTTCAGAACCTGTATCAGAAGCGTTACAACCAGTTCATAATCAGTTATCCACGGTTCGCCGTTGTCTAttggaattgaaaagaatggGTGGTGTTAATAACGAAAGAGAGTTATATCCATACCAAATGAAATTAGCTTCATTAGATAATCTAAGAACTGATGGTATATTTTATGACTCTGATGGTAACATACCTGAAGGCCAAGGTATATTGAACGCTTTATTAGCAGAATGTTTTGACATCATGCACGAAATGAAAGtggaagctgaagaaaGAGCACAGAATGCTAATTCAAGCGACGATTCCAATGACGACTCCAATGACGATAATGAGGGTTCGATTGAAGGTTCGAACTCAAACGAGAGTGGAAGTGAATCTGAACATCAACAAGAATAA
- the DIP5 gene encoding dicarboxylic amino acid permease: MMSLKNMLTKASSHNSSSLDNEHDGYSVKQNPDKFPVKEQEIYNIDLEENNISSRSSTSTSPSARDDSFAVPDGKDENTRLRKDLKARHISMIAIGGSLGTGLLIGTGTALLTGGPVAMLIAYAFVGLLVFFTMACLGEMASYIPLDGFTSYASRYVDPALGFAIGYTYLFKYFILPPNQLTAAALVIQYWISRDSVNPGVWITIFLVVIVSINIVGVRFFGEFEFWLSSFKVMVMLGLILLLFIIMLGGGPNHDRLGFRYWRDPGAFKEYSAAITGSKGKFVSFASVFVYSLFSYTGIELTGIVCSEAENPRKSVPKAIKLTVYRIIVFYLCTVFLLGMCVAYNDPRLLSTKGKAMSAAASPFVVAIQNSGIKVLPHIFNACVLVFVFSACNSDLYVSSRNLYALAIDGKAPKIFAKTSKWGVPYYALMVSVLFCCLAYMNVSAGSAKIFNYFVNVVSMFGILSWITILIVYIYFDKACRAQGVDKSKFAYVAPGQRYGAYFALFFCILIALIKNFTVFLGHTFDYKTFITGYIGLPIYIISWVGYKLIYKTKMIKSEDVDLYTLKELYDREEEQGKLQDQEKEERLQRNGKNLEWFYEKFLGNIF, from the coding sequence ATGATGTCTCTAAAGAATATGCTTACAAAGGCATCGTCCcataattcttcttctcttgacAATGAACATGATGGTTATTCTGTGAAACAAAATCCAGACAAGTTCCCTGTAAAGGAACAGGAAATATATAACATTGATCTGGaggaaaataatatatcCTCTCGTTCATCCACGTCCACATCGCCTTCTGCAAGGGACGATTCGTTCGCCGTCCCGGATGGTAAAGATGAGAACACTAGGCTAAGGAAGGATTTGAAGGCAAGACATATTTCTATGATTGCCATTGGTGGGTCGCTGGGGACTGGTCTGCTAATAGGTACAGGTACCGCTTTATTAACTGGGGGGCCTGTGGCAATGCTAATTGCATACGCCTTTGTCGGTCTGCTAGTTTTCTTCACCATGGCTTGTCTTGGTGAAATGGCTTCTTACATCCCATTGGACGGTTTCACAAGTTATGCTTCACGTTATGTGGACCCTGCTTTAGGGTTTGCCATTGGTTATACttatcttttcaaatatttcatcttACCTCCAAATCAACTTACAGCCGCTGCTTTGGTCATTCAGTATTGGATTAGCAGAGACAGTGTTAATCCTGGTGTGTGGATTACTATCTTTTTGGTGGTAATTGTGTCTATTAATATCGTTGGTGTGAGGTTCTTTggtgaatttgaattctgGTTATCTAGTTTCAAAGTCATGGTGATGTTGGGACTTATCTTATTATTGTTCATCATTATGCTTGGTGGTGGGCCCAACCATGATCGTTTAGGGTTTAGATACTGGCGCGATCCTGGCGCTTTCAAAGAATATTCGGCAGCCATCACTGGTAGTAAGGGGAAATTCGTTTCATTTGCTTCGGTTTTCGTCTACAGTCTTTTCAGTTATACCGGTATTGAATTGACCGGTATTGTTTGTTCCGAAGCAGAGAATCCAAGGAAAAGTGTTCCAAAGGCAATTAAATTGACCGTTTATCGTATCATCGTCTTCTACCTATGTACCGTTTTCCTTTTGGGTATGTGCGTGGCCTACAACGATCCTCGTTTATTATCTACAAAGGGTAAAGCCATGTCGGCTGCAGCATCTCCATTTGTGGTGGCCATTCAAAATTCAGGCATTAAAGTTCTACCTCATATTTTCAACGCTTgtgttcttgttttcgtCTTCAGTGCCTGCAACTCAGATTTGTACGTTTCTTCCAGAAACTTGTACGCATTGGCCATTGATGGTAAGGCACCCAAGATCTTCGCTAAGACCAGTAAATGGGGTGTCCCTTACTACGCCTTGATGGTTTCCGTGTTGTTTTGTTGCCTAGCGTACATGAATGTGTCAGCCGGATCAGCAAAAATCTTTAACTATTTCGTTAATGTTGTCTCTATGTTTGGTATCTTGAGTTGGATCACCATCCTAATTGTTTACATCTACTTCGATAAAGCTTGTCGTGCTCAAGGGGTTGATAAATCGAAGTTTGCCTATGTTGCTCCTGGTCAACGTTACGGTGCTTATTTTGCcttattcttttgtattttgaTCGCTTTGATCAAGAATTTCACCGTTTTCCTCGGCCATACTTTTGATTATAAAACTTTTATCACTGGGTATATTGGGTTGCCCATTTATATTATTTCATGGGTTGGATACAAATTAATTTACAAGACCAAAATGATCAAGTCAGAAGACGTGGATCTATACACCCTCAAAGAACTTTACGATAGAGAGGAAGAGCAAGGCAAACTacaagaccaagaaaaggaggaaCGTTTACAAAGAAACGGTAAAAACTTGGAATGGttttatgaaaaattcctgGGCAATATCTTTTAG
- the KEL3 gene encoding Kel3p, whose protein sequence is MAKKSKKDKEAKKARSEQKNQKNQKKQEKKFHKNKNKALDGDDDDESDQDLDEILSSFTKKQTELEHVDITAVERPSCRVHPFMFGNPQHNKHELFIFGGEFTDPETKLTHFYNDLYAYSIKNNSWKKYVSQNAPLPRSSGAVAVHSSGIALLHGGEFSSPKQSKFYHYSDTWLFDCHEKKFTKLEFGGRDSSPSARSGHRIIAWKNYFILFGGFRDLGSGQTSYLNDLWCFDISNYKWTKLETNTKPDARSGHCFVPTDNSAILMGGYCKTIAKNNKNLMKGKILNDSWKLTLTPDPKKWQWEKLKNFKNQPSPRVGYSFNLWKQNKSVAFGGVYDLQETEESLDSIFYNDLYMFHLELNKWSKLRIKPQRHTNNRNSPATSKRKSNKDQEKELQDLLNSILAKSNLNDEEDDNDDNTATTTGTNSSNDEGDDESDSDFENQENITISNQLPHPRFNAATCVVDDSLFIYSGVWELGEKDYPINSFYSIDLNKLDGVKVYWEDLSTVEEAKRLGDRDSDEEEFEYEDEDDDEDDDEEEPQDTKLLEDEESEEEDDGQAQMEIPDERSWLPHPKPFETLRAFYLREGANFLTWSISNNRNLKGKQLKTKSFELCEDRWWERRDQVTLEEERLEDTGGIIERDVTAKPSKRR, encoded by the coding sequence ATGGCGAAAAAGTCCAAGAAAGATAAAGAGGCCAAAAAGGCACGTTCTGAgcagaaaaatcaaaaaaaccaaaagaaacaagagaaaaagtttcataaaaacaagaacaaggcTCTGGATGgcgacgatgacgatgaaagTGACCAAGATCTTGATGAGATTCTTTCTAGTTTTACTAAGAAGCAGACTGAATTAGAACACGTTGATATCACTGCCGTGGAAAGGCCCTCTTGTCGCGTCCATCCATTTATGTTTGGGAATCCGCAACACAATAAACATGAGCTGTTCATTTTTGGTGGTGAATTCACGGATCCAGAGACCAAATTAACGCACTTTTATAATGATCTGTACGCGTATTCCATCAAGAACAACTCGTGGAAAAAATACGTTTCACAAAATGCACCTTTGCCTAGATCCAGTGGTGCCGTTGCTGTGCATTCTTCAGGCATAGCTTTGTTGCATGGTGGTGAGTTCTCTTCTCCAAAGCAATCCAAGTTTTATCATTACTCTGACACATGGTTGTTCGATTGccatgaaaagaaatttacCAAACTGGAATTTGGTGGTAGAGATTCTTCACCTAGTGCGAGATCAGGTCACAGGATCATCGcttggaaaaattatttcaTATTGTTTGGCGGGTTTAGAGACTTGGGAAGCGGCCAAACCTCCtatttgaatgatttaTGGTGTTTTGATATTTCGAACTACAAATGGACCAAGTTGGAGACCAACACCAAACCTGACGCCAGATCCGGTCATTGTTTTGTCCCCACGGATAATTCTGCTATATTAATGGGTGGTTATTGTAAGACGattgcaaaaaataataaaaacttGATGAAGGGAAAAATCTTAAATGATTCATGGAAGCTGACTCTAACACCAGATCCAAAGAAATGGCAATgggaaaaattgaaaaatttcaaaaatcaaCCTTCTCCAAGAGTAGGCTATTCGTTTAATTTGtggaaacaaaataaatccGTAGCTTTTGGCGGTGTTTACGATCTGCAAGAAACTGAGGAGTCTTTGGACTCTATTTTCTATAACGATTTGTACATGTTTCATTTAGAATTGAACAAATGGTCCAAATTAAGAATCAAACCTCAGCGTCACACAAACAATAGGAATTCACCCGCTACGAGTAAAAGAAAGTCCAATaaagatcaagaaaaggagTTGCAAGATTTATTAAATTCTATCCTGGCCAAATCGAATCTAAATGATGAGGAGGACGACAACGACGACAACACAGCTACCACAACGGGCACCAACTCTTCCAATGACGAGGGTGATGACGAGAGTGACAGTGATTTcgaaaatcaagaaaacatcACCATATCAAATCAATTGCCACATCCAAGATTCAACGCGGCGACCTGCGTAGTGGACGATTCGTTGTTTATTTACAGCGGTGTCTGGGAACTGGGCGAGAAGGACTACCCAATAAACTCGTTTTATAGTATAGATTTGAACAAGTTGGATGGTGTTAAAGTTTACTGGGAAGACCTATCTACGGTCGAAGAAGCCAAGAGATTGGGTGATAGGGATtctgacgaagaagagTTTGAATACGAAGATGAggatgacgacgaagatgacgacgaagagGAACCACAGGATACTAAGCTACTCGAGGACGAGGAAAGtgaggaagaagacgatggGCAAGCGCAAATGGAGATTCCGGACGAGAGATCCTGGTTGCCCCATCCTAAACCATTCGAAACGCTAAGAGCATTCTACCTGAGAGAAGGTGCGAACTTCTTAACCTGGTCTATATCCAACAACAGAAATTTGAAGGGTAAACAATTAAAGACTAAATCCTTCGAACTTTGTGAAGACCGTTGGTGGGAAAGAAGAGATCAAGTCACCCTCGAGGAAGAACGTCTGGAGGATACAGGAGGTATCATCGAAAGAGACGTTACTGCCAAACCCTCTAAGAGAAGGTGA